In a single window of the Tachyglossus aculeatus isolate mTacAcu1 chromosome 14, mTacAcu1.pri, whole genome shotgun sequence genome:
- the EIF3L gene encoding eukaryotic translation initiation factor 3 subunit L produces the protein MSYPSEEYDTEAAYDPYTYPGDYDMHTGDPKQDLAYERQYEQQTYQVIPEVIKNFIQYFHKTVSDLIDQKVYELQASRVSSDVIDQKVYEIQDIYENSWTKLTERFFKNTPWPEAEAIAPQVGNDAVFLILYKELYYRHIYAKVSGGPSLEQRFESYYNYCNLFNYILNADGPAPLELPNQWLWDIIDEFIYQFQSFSQYRCKTAKKSEEEIDFLRSNPKIWNVHSVLNVLHSLVDKSNINRQLEVYTSGGDPESVAGEYGRHSLYKMLGYFSLVGLLRLHSLLGDYYQAIKVLENIELNKKSMYSRVPECQVTTYYYVGFAYLMMRRYQDAIRVFANILLYIQRTKSMFQRTTYKYEMINKQNEQMHALLAIALTMYPMRIDESIHLQLREKYGDKMLRMQKGDPQVYEELFSYSCPKFLSPVVPNYDNVHPNYHKEPFLQQLKVFADEVQQQAQLSTIRSFLKLYTTMPVAKLAGFLDLTEQEFRIQLLVFKHKMKNLVWTSGISALDGEFQSASEVDFYIDKDMIHIADTKVARRYGDFFIRQIHKFEELNRTLKKMGQRP, from the exons ATGTCTTACCCGTCTGAGGAGTATGACACGGAG GCTGCCTACGATCCGTACACTTACCCCGGCGACTATGATATGCACACAG GAGACCCGAAGCAGGACCTGGCTTATGAACGCCAGTATGAGCAACAGACCTACCAGGTGATCCCAGAAGTGATCAAGAACTTCATCCAGTATTTCCACAAGACCGTCTCCGATCTGATCGATCAAAAAGTTTACGAGCTGCAGGCAAGCCGGGTGTCCAGTGATGTCATTGACCAGAAGGTGTACGAAATCCAGGACATCTACGAGAACAG CTGGACCAAGCTAACAGAAAGATTCTTCAAGAACACCCCGTGGCCTGAGGCCGAAGCCATCGCCCCGCAAGTTGGCAATG ATGCCGTCTTCCTGATTCTGTATAAGGAGCTGTATTATAGGCACATATACGCCAAAGTCAGC GGTGGGCCGTCTTTAGAGCAGAGGTTTGAATCGTATTACAACTACTGCAATCTCTTCAACTACATCCTCA ATGCCGATGGCCCTGCTCCCTTAGAACTGCCCAACCAGTGGCTGTGGGATATCATCGATGAGTTCATCTACCAG TTTCAGTCCTTCAGTCAGTACCGCTGCAAGACGGCCAAGAAGTCCGAAGAGGAGATTGACTTCCTGCGTTCCAACCCCAAGATCTGGAACGTCCACAGCGTCCTCAACGTGCTGCATTCTCTGGTGGATAAATCCAACATCAACCGGCAGCTGGAAGTCTATACCAGCGGAG GCGATCCCGAGAGTGTGGCCGGGGAGTATGGTAGACACTCCCTGTACAAGATGCTTGGCTACTTCAGCCTGGTCGGCCTGCTGAGGCTCCATTCCCTGCTGGGAGATTATTACCAGGCCATCAAAGTGCTGGAGAACATTGAGCTCAACAAGAAG agcaTGTACTCCCGAGTGCCTGAATGTCAAGTCACCACCTACTATTACGTGGGTTTCGCCTACCTGATGATGCGCCGGTACCAGGATGCCATCCGGGTGTTCGCCAACATCCTCCTCTACATCCAGAGGACCAAGAGCATGTTCCAGAGGACAACGTACAAGTACGAGATG ATCAATAAGCAGAACGAGCAGATGCACGCGCTGCTGGCCATCGCGCTGACCATGTACCCCATGCGCATCGACGAGAGCATCCACCTGCAGCTGCGGGAGAAGTACGGCGACAAGATGCTGCGCATGCAGAAGGGCGACCCCCAGGTGTACGAGGAGCTCTTCAGCTACTCCTGCCCCAAGTTCCTGTCGCCGGTGGTTCCCAACTACGACAACGTCCACCCCAACTACCACAAGGAGCCCTTCCTGCAGCAGCTGAAGGTGTTCGCGGACGAGGTGCAGCAGCAGGCCCAGCTGTCCACCATCCGCAGCTTCCTGAAGCTGTACACCACCATGCCCGTGGCCAAGCTGGCCGGCTTCCTGGACCTGACGGAGCAGGAGTTCCGCATCCAGCTGCTGGTCTTCAAGCACAAGATGAAGAACCTGGTGTGGACCAGCGGGATCTCGGCCCTGGACGGCGAGTTCCAGTCGGCCTCCGAGGTTGACTTCTACATCGACAAG GATATGATCCACATCGCCGACACCAAAGTTGCCCGGCGGTACGGGGACTTCTTCATTCGCCAGATCCATAAGTTTGAGGAG cTGAATCGGACACTGAAGAAGATGGGCCAGAGGCCCTGA